The Haloferax sp. Atlit-12N genome window below encodes:
- a CDS encoding glycerophosphodiester phosphodiesterase encodes MRAIGHRGCPALAPENTLAAFDAAAKRLDWVELDVRRCGSGELVVFHDETLDRVTGATGRVADTSLADLRKLTIGDSDESIPTLAAVFDALPDRVAVNVELKEIGLADDLAAVVGDAEHEVLVSSFDADALREVREASVLPLAFLFAADWGSALSVATALNCTAVHPHYDLLSSARVEEAHDRGFEVNAWTVPDREVARRLREYGVDGVIVDDPALAE; translated from the coding sequence GCCCTCGCCCCCGAGAACACGCTCGCCGCCTTCGATGCGGCCGCGAAGCGACTCGACTGGGTCGAACTCGACGTCCGACGGTGCGGCTCCGGCGAACTCGTCGTCTTCCACGACGAGACGCTCGACCGCGTGACCGGCGCGACCGGCCGCGTCGCCGACACGAGCCTCGCGGACCTGCGGAAACTCACAATCGGCGACTCCGACGAGTCGATTCCGACGCTCGCCGCGGTGTTCGACGCCCTACCGGACCGCGTCGCGGTCAACGTCGAACTGAAAGAGATCGGTCTCGCCGACGACCTCGCGGCCGTCGTGGGTGACGCGGAACACGAGGTGCTCGTCTCGTCGTTCGACGCCGACGCGCTCCGCGAGGTGCGCGAGGCGAGCGTGCTCCCGCTCGCCTTTCTCTTCGCGGCCGACTGGGGGAGCGCGCTCTCGGTCGCCACCGCGCTGAACTGCACGGCCGTCCACCCGCACTACGACCTGCTCTCGTCGGCGCGGGTCGAGGAGGCGCACGACCGCGGCTTCGAGGTCAACGCGTGGACGGTCCCCGACCGCGAGGTCGCGCGGCGACTCCGAGAGTACGGTGTCGATGGCGTCATCGTCGACGACCCGGCACTCGCCGAGTGA